The following are encoded in a window of Haloarcula halophila genomic DNA:
- a CDS encoding 30S ribosomal protein S19, with protein MSSEYQIGHEGDFSFRGHTLDELQEMELDEVAELLPARQRRTITRGLTEEKQKLLEKAREAEEEETANNPIRTHLRDMPIVPAMVGLTFAVHNGQSFERVNVEPEMLGHYLGEFQLTRTDVEHGQAGIGATRSSKFVPLK; from the coding sequence ATGAGTTCTGAATATCAAATCGGCCACGAAGGAGACTTCTCCTTCCGCGGCCACACGCTCGACGAGCTGCAGGAGATGGAGCTCGACGAAGTCGCGGAACTGCTTCCCGCACGCCAGCGGCGAACTATCACACGCGGTCTGACCGAGGAAAAGCAGAAACTCCTTGAGAAGGCGCGCGAGGCCGAAGAAGAGGAGACGGCGAACAACCCGATCCGGACACATCTGCGGGACATGCCGATCGTCCCCGCGATGGTCGGGCTGACCTTCGCCGTCCATAACGGCCAGAGCTTCGAGCGAGTCAACGTCGAGCCGGAGATGCTCGGCCACTACCTCGGTGAGTTCCAGCTTACCCGCACCGACGTCGAACACGGTCAGGCCGGCATCGGCGCGACACGCTCCTCGAAGTTCGTACCGCTCAAGTAA
- a CDS encoding 30S ribosomal protein S17, which translates to MALGLNVQEPEETCTDQNCPFHGELSVRGQTLDGAVASTDMEKTVVVEREYDVKVPKYDRFMKRRSRIPAHAPDCLDLAEGDTVTIAECRPLSKTKSHVVVGVVADEQGGDN; encoded by the coding sequence ATGGCGCTAGGACTGAACGTACAGGAGCCGGAGGAGACCTGTACCGACCAGAACTGTCCGTTCCACGGAGAGCTCTCCGTTCGCGGACAGACACTGGACGGTGCAGTCGCCTCCACTGACATGGAGAAGACCGTCGTCGTCGAGCGCGAGTACGACGTGAAGGTGCCCAAATACGACCGCTTCATGAAGCGGCGTAGCCGGATTCCGGCACACGCACCCGACTGTCTCGACCTCGCGGAGGGCGACACGGTCACGATCGCAGAGTGTCGACCACTCTCGAAGACAAAGAGCCACGTCGTCGTTGGCGTGGTCGCAGACGAACAGGGCGGTGACAACTGA
- a CDS encoding 30S ribosomal protein S8, producing MTGNDPFASALSAINNAESVGHLEQTVSPASNEIGSVLEVFYDRGYIDGFSFVDDGKSGEFEVELKGAINECGPVKPRYSAGADEFEKWEKRFLPARDYGTLVVTTSHGVMSHYEAREEGVGGQVIAYVY from the coding sequence ATGACAGGTAACGACCCATTCGCCAGTGCGCTGTCGGCCATCAACAACGCCGAGAGCGTCGGCCATCTGGAACAGACAGTATCGCCCGCCTCGAACGAAATCGGCTCTGTCCTCGAGGTCTTCTACGACCGCGGGTACATCGACGGGTTCAGCTTCGTCGACGACGGCAAGTCCGGTGAGTTCGAGGTCGAACTGAAAGGCGCCATCAACGAATGTGGCCCGGTCAAGCCCCGCTACTCCGCTGGGGCCGACGAGTTCGAGAAGTGGGAGAAGCGGTTCCTCCCCGCCCGTGACTACGGGACACTCGTCGTCACGACCAGCCACGGCGTCATGAGCCACTACGAGGCCCGAGAGGAGGGCGTCGGTGGCCAAGTAATCGCGTACGTCTACTAA
- a CDS encoding 50S ribosomal protein L2 has protein sequence MGRRIQGQRRGRGTSTFRAPSHRYKADLQHRKVEDGDVVAGTVVDIEHDPARSAPLAAVEFEDGDHRLVLAPEGVGVGDELQVGVSAEIAPGNTLPLAEIPEGVPVCNVESSPGDGGRFARASGVNATLLTHDRNVAVVKLPSGEMKRLDPQCRATIGVVAGGGRTDKPFVKAGNKHHKMKARGTKYPRVRGVAMNAVDHPFGGGGRQHPGKPKSISRNAPPGRKVGDIASKRTGRGGKE, from the coding sequence ATGGGACGACGAATTCAGGGACAACGACGCGGTCGCGGGACGTCCACGTTCCGGGCGCCCTCGCACCGCTACAAGGCAGACCTTCAGCACCGTAAGGTCGAAGACGGCGACGTCGTCGCCGGAACGGTCGTGGACATCGAACACGACCCCGCCCGCTCGGCGCCGCTCGCGGCAGTCGAGTTCGAGGACGGCGACCACCGGCTCGTGCTGGCGCCCGAAGGCGTCGGCGTGGGCGACGAACTGCAGGTCGGCGTCAGCGCCGAGATCGCTCCCGGGAACACGCTCCCGCTCGCGGAGATCCCCGAGGGCGTTCCGGTCTGTAACGTCGAGTCCAGCCCCGGCGACGGTGGGCGCTTCGCCCGCGCGTCCGGAGTCAACGCGACGCTGCTGACCCACGACCGCAACGTCGCGGTCGTCAAGCTCCCCTCCGGGGAGATGAAGCGGCTCGACCCGCAGTGCCGCGCCACCATCGGCGTCGTCGCCGGTGGCGGTCGGACCGACAAGCCGTTCGTGAAGGCAGGTAACAAGCACCACAAGATGAAAGCGCGAGGGACGAAGTACCCGCGCGTCCGCGGTGTTGCGATGAACGCCGTCGACCACCCATTCGGTGGCGGTGGCCGTCAACACCCCGGCAAACCCAAGTCGATCTCGCGCAACGCCCCGCCGGGCCGGAAGGTCGGGGACATCGCCTCGAAGCGAACCGGTCGAGGTGGCAAGGAATGA
- a CDS encoding 50S ribosomal protein L6, which yields MTRVALEIPADVTAEMDHLDLTVEGPNGSVTRRLWYPDIDVSVDGDEVVIASEAEDAKTNSTVGTFESHVENMFHGVTEGWEYEMEVFYSHFPMQVDVEGDEVVIENFLGEKAARRTTVHGDTEVQIDGEELTLTGPDIESVGQTAADIEQLTRVNDKDVRVFQDGVYITQKPNRGDA from the coding sequence ATGACACGAGTAGCACTGGAGATTCCGGCAGACGTGACCGCCGAGATGGACCATCTCGACCTCACGGTCGAGGGTCCGAACGGCAGCGTCACGCGACGGCTCTGGTACCCCGACATCGACGTCTCGGTCGACGGTGACGAGGTCGTCATCGCGTCCGAGGCGGAAGACGCGAAGACGAACTCGACGGTCGGGACCTTCGAGAGCCACGTAGAGAACATGTTCCACGGCGTGACCGAGGGCTGGGAGTACGAGATGGAAGTCTTCTACTCTCACTTCCCGATGCAGGTCGACGTCGAGGGTGACGAGGTCGTCATCGAGAACTTCCTCGGCGAGAAGGCCGCCCGTCGCACGACGGTCCACGGCGACACCGAGGTCCAGATCGACGGCGAGGAACTCACGCTCACTGGTCCCGACATCGAATCTGTCGGCCAGACCGCAGCGGACATCGAACAGCTCACCCGCGTCAACGACAAGGACGTCCGGGTGTTCCAGGACGGGGTGTACATCACCCAGAAACCGAACCGAGGTGACGCCTGA
- a CDS encoding 50S ribosomal protein L5, whose protein sequence is MSSESESADFHEMREPRVEKVVVHMGIGHGGQDLANAEDIITEITGQSPVRTRAKKTVGEFDIREGDPIGAKVTLRADEAHEFLETALPLAELSETQFDDTGNFSFGVEEHTEFPSQEYDPSIGIYGLDVTVNLVRPGYRVAKRDKASRSIPSNHRLDPADATAFIESTFDVEVSE, encoded by the coding sequence ATGAGTTCCGAGAGCGAGTCGGCCGACTTCCACGAGATGCGCGAACCGCGCGTCGAGAAGGTCGTCGTCCACATGGGGATCGGCCACGGTGGCCAGGACCTGGCAAACGCCGAGGACATCATCACCGAGATCACCGGTCAGAGCCCGGTCCGAACGCGGGCCAAGAAGACCGTCGGCGAGTTCGACATCCGCGAGGGTGACCCCATCGGTGCGAAGGTCACGCTTCGGGCCGACGAGGCCCACGAGTTCCTGGAGACGGCGCTGCCGCTCGCGGAACTCTCGGAGACGCAGTTCGACGACACCGGCAACTTCAGCTTCGGCGTCGAGGAACACACGGAGTTCCCGAGCCAGGAGTACGACCCGAGCATCGGGATCTACGGACTGGACGTGACGGTCAACCTCGTCCGGCCCGGCTACCGCGTCGCCAAGCGCGACAAGGCGTCCCGATCGATCCCCTCGAACCATCGACTCGACCCCGCGGACGCGACCGCGTTCATCGAGTCGACCTTCGACGTTGAGGTGAGCGAATGA
- the rpl4p gene encoding 50S ribosomal protein L4 produces the protein MQVTRYDLDGDADGEVDLPDVFETPVRSDLIQKAVHAAQANRKQDYGSDEYAGLRTPAESFGSGRGQAHVPKQDGRARRVPQAVKGRPAHPPKAEKDRSIDINDKERQLAVRSALAATTDAELVAERGHEFDRDEVPVVVSDDFEDLVKTQEVVSLLEALDVHADIERADETKIKAGQGKARGRKYRRPSSILFVTSGEPSTAARNLAGADVATASEVNTEDLAPGAQPGRLTVFTESALAEVADR, from the coding sequence ATGCAGGTAACACGCTACGACCTGGACGGCGACGCCGACGGTGAGGTCGATCTGCCGGACGTCTTCGAGACGCCGGTCCGGAGCGACCTCATCCAGAAGGCTGTCCACGCCGCACAGGCAAACCGGAAACAGGACTACGGCTCCGACGAGTACGCCGGCCTCCGCACGCCGGCCGAGTCGTTCGGAAGCGGTCGCGGCCAGGCACACGTCCCCAAACAGGACGGTCGTGCCCGCCGCGTCCCGCAGGCGGTGAAAGGGCGTCCGGCCCACCCGCCCAAAGCCGAGAAGGACCGTTCGATCGACATCAACGACAAGGAACGCCAGCTCGCCGTCCGTTCGGCGCTGGCGGCGACCACCGACGCCGAACTCGTCGCCGAGCGCGGCCACGAGTTCGACCGCGATGAGGTGCCCGTCGTCGTCTCCGACGACTTCGAGGACCTCGTCAAGACCCAGGAGGTCGTCTCCTTGCTGGAAGCGCTCGACGTCCACGCGGACATCGAGCGCGCAGACGAGACAAAGATCAAGGCCGGACAGGGGAAGGCCCGCGGGCGCAAGTACCGCCGGCCGTCCTCGATCCTGTTCGTGACGAGCGGGGAGCCGTCGACGGCCGCCCGCAACCTCGCGGGCGCCGACGTGGCGACGGCCAGCGAGGTCAACACCGAAGACCTCGCACCCGGTGCACAGCCGGGTCGACTCACGGTCTTTACCGAATCCGCACTCGCGGAGGTGGCCGACAGATGA
- a CDS encoding 50S ribosomal protein L22 codes for MGISYSVDADPDTTAKAMLRERQMSHKHSKAIAREIKGKTAGEAVAYLEAVIEGDQPVPFKQHNSGVGHKSKVDGWDAGRYPQKASEAFLDLLENAVGNADHQGFDGESMRIMHVAAHKVGEQQGRKPRAMGRASAWNTPQVDVELILEEVEE; via the coding sequence ATGGGAATCAGCTACTCAGTCGACGCCGACCCGGACACGACGGCCAAAGCCATGCTCCGGGAGCGGCAGATGAGCCACAAGCACAGCAAGGCCATCGCCCGGGAGATCAAGGGCAAGACGGCCGGCGAGGCTGTCGCGTACCTCGAAGCGGTTATCGAGGGCGACCAGCCCGTTCCGTTCAAACAACACAACTCGGGCGTCGGTCACAAGAGCAAGGTCGACGGTTGGGACGCCGGTCGCTACCCGCAGAAGGCAAGCGAGGCGTTCCTCGACCTGCTCGAGAACGCCGTCGGCAACGCCGACCATCAGGGCTTCGACGGCGAGTCGATGCGGATCATGCACGTCGCCGCCCACAAGGTCGGCGAACAACAGGGCCGCAAACCCCGAGCGATGGGGCGAGCGAGCGCCTGGAACACGCCACAGGTCGACGTCGAACTCATCCTCGAGGAGGTCGAGGAATAA
- a CDS encoding 50S ribosomal protein L23 has product MSWDVIKFPHVTEKAMNDMDFQNKLQFVVDDAATKNDVVDAVEDQYEVEVVDVNTQNTMDGEKKAVVRLSEDDDAQEVASRIGVF; this is encoded by the coding sequence ATGAGCTGGGACGTCATCAAGTTCCCCCACGTCACCGAGAAGGCCATGAACGACATGGACTTCCAGAACAAGCTCCAGTTCGTCGTCGACGACGCGGCGACGAAGAACGATGTCGTCGACGCCGTCGAGGACCAGTACGAGGTCGAGGTCGTCGACGTGAACACACAGAACACGATGGACGGCGAGAAGAAGGCGGTCGTTCGCCTCTCCGAGGACGACGACGCCCAGGAAGTCGCCTCCAGGATCGGGGTGTTCTAA
- a CDS encoding 50S ribosomal protein L32e, producing MADDEFTELTDISGVGDAKADSLREAGFETVDDIRGADQSALAEVSGIGNALAARIKADVGGLEVEEETEAEVEEEGDEDESADVETELQARGLADKTPDLDDEKARLLTQRHRVGKPQFNRQDHHKKNRVSTSWRRPRGQLSKQRRGIKGKGDTVEAGFRSPTAVRGKHPSGFEEVRVHNVDDLDGVDGDVEAVRIASKVGARKRELIEEAAEDAGIRVLNPTYVEVEVSE from the coding sequence ATGGCGGACGACGAATTCACCGAGCTGACGGACATCAGCGGCGTCGGCGATGCCAAAGCGGACTCGCTCCGTGAGGCCGGCTTCGAGACGGTCGACGACATCCGCGGTGCCGATCAGTCGGCACTCGCAGAGGTCAGTGGCATCGGAAACGCGCTCGCAGCGCGAATCAAGGCCGATGTCGGTGGCCTCGAAGTCGAAGAGGAGACCGAGGCCGAAGTCGAAGAGGAAGGCGACGAGGACGAATCCGCGGACGTGGAGACGGAACTCCAGGCTCGTGGACTCGCCGACAAGACGCCCGACCTCGACGACGAGAAGGCTCGCCTGCTGACCCAGCGACACCGGGTCGGCAAGCCACAGTTCAACCGTCAGGACCACCACAAGAAGAACCGCGTCTCGACTTCGTGGCGCCGCCCCCGTGGCCAGCTTTCGAAACAGCGCCGCGGCATCAAGGGGAAAGGCGACACGGTCGAGGCCGGCTTCCGGTCCCCGACCGCGGTCCGTGGCAAGCACCCCTCGGGCTTCGAGGAAGTGCGTGTCCACAACGTCGACGACCTCGACGGCGTCGACGGCGACGTCGAGGCGGTCCGTATCGCCTCGAAGGTCGGCGCTCGCAAGCGCGAGCTAATCGAAGAAGCAGCAGAGGACGCGGGCATCCGCGTGCTCAACCCTACCTACGTCGAAGTGGAGGTTTCGGAATGA
- the rpmC gene encoding 50S ribosomal protein L29, with amino-acid sequence MTVLHVTEIRDMTPAEREAELDDLKTELLNTRAVKAAGGAPDNPGRIKELKKAIARIKTIQREEGDLQESE; translated from the coding sequence ATGACCGTCCTGCACGTCACCGAGATCCGCGACATGACGCCCGCCGAGCGGGAGGCAGAGCTCGATGACCTCAAGACGGAACTGCTGAACACCCGAGCCGTCAAGGCCGCGGGTGGCGCGCCGGACAATCCGGGGCGTATCAAGGAACTGAAGAAGGCCATCGCGCGCATCAAGACGATACAACGCGAAGAAGGCGACCTTCAGGAGAGCGAATAA
- a CDS encoding RNA methyltransferase, which yields MTTSVLVPSSLTREAEDKREATRKLGYVARAATVFRVDRLTVFPDPDGAGKFEDGFVETVLRYAATPPHLRKEMWGKRGELEYVGVLPPLRVRSQTGSGSEGSGSLRQGIVTEVGADGRVRVNCGLQHPISLPVPDGLDVEAGERVTVRVSSRRPVRAKLVDAPTTGFDVVSADLDMALSRDDAGLTIASSRYGEPVSTARLGRIAERRDAAGDMTVAFGAPERGLPSILDVDPDAAGGDHTDDPAGFDLWLNTVPNQGSEVVRTEEALFASLACLTLTE from the coding sequence ATGACGACCAGCGTACTCGTGCCGTCTTCGCTCACACGCGAAGCCGAGGACAAACGCGAGGCGACTCGCAAGCTCGGATACGTGGCCCGCGCGGCCACGGTCTTCCGGGTCGATCGGCTGACCGTCTTTCCCGACCCCGACGGGGCGGGAAAGTTCGAAGACGGGTTCGTCGAAACCGTGTTACGGTACGCCGCGACGCCGCCACACCTCCGAAAGGAGATGTGGGGCAAGCGGGGCGAACTGGAGTACGTCGGCGTCCTGCCGCCGCTCCGCGTGCGTTCACAGACCGGCTCCGGATCCGAGGGTTCGGGGTCGTTAAGACAGGGAATCGTGACCGAGGTCGGAGCTGATGGGCGCGTACGGGTCAATTGCGGACTGCAACACCCGATCTCCCTTCCCGTTCCAGACGGTCTGGACGTGGAAGCAGGGGAGCGCGTGACCGTCAGGGTCTCTTCGCGACGGCCGGTCCGGGCGAAACTCGTCGACGCCCCCACCACGGGGTTCGACGTCGTTTCCGCGGACCTCGATATGGCACTCTCGCGTGACGACGCCGGGCTCACTATCGCGTCATCGCGATACGGTGAGCCGGTTTCGACGGCGCGGCTCGGCCGGATAGCCGAGCGCCGCGACGCCGCGGGCGACATGACAGTCGCCTTTGGCGCACCCGAGCGCGGGTTACCGTCGATACTCGACGTGGACCCGGACGCCGCCGGGGGAGACCACACCGACGATCCAGCAGGGTTCGACCTCTGGCTGAATACGGTTCCGAACCAGGGCAGCGAGGTCGTGCGAACGGAAGAAGCACTGTTCGCCTCTCTCGCCTGTCTAACCCTCACGGAGTAA
- a CDS encoding 50S ribosomal protein L14 has translation MEALNADVTQGLEKGSLITCADNTGARELKVISVHGYSGTKNRHPKAGLGDKITVSVTKGTPEMRRQVLEAVVIRQRKPIRRPDGTRVKFQDNAAVIVDENEDPRGTELKGPIAREVAERFGSVASAATMIV, from the coding sequence ATGGAAGCGCTCAACGCTGACGTCACGCAGGGTCTCGAAAAGGGGTCGCTCATCACGTGTGCCGACAACACGGGCGCACGCGAGCTCAAGGTAATCTCGGTCCACGGCTACTCCGGGACCAAGAACCGCCACCCCAAGGCGGGCCTGGGCGACAAGATCACGGTCTCGGTCACCAAGGGGACGCCGGAGATGCGTCGCCAGGTGCTCGAAGCCGTGGTCATCCGCCAGCGAAAGCCGATCCGTCGACCCGACGGCACGCGCGTGAAGTTCCAGGACAACGCGGCCGTCATCGTCGACGAGAACGAGGACCCCCGCGGGACCGAGCTCAAGGGCCCGATCGCGCGTGAGGTCGCCGAACGATTCGGCAGTGTCGCTTCCGCAGCGACGATGATAGTATAG
- a CDS encoding 30S ribosomal protein S3 yields the protein MADEQQFIEDGLQRTQIDEFFSEELGRAGYGGMDVAKTPMGTQIVLKAEKPGMVIGKGGKNIRKITTQLEERFNLDDPQIDVQEVEEPDLNARIVADRLANALERGWYFRKAGHTTIDRIMEAGALGAEIVLSGKVTGARSRVEKFNRGYVKHNGEPAEEIVDSGVGVAVMKLGTIGVRVKIIPPNAQLPDDFEIYEDVEIEDYVPDTEGDSVEELLEGEPDDADAAPVEADADEADDDTETDVDEEVVDEEVVEEEVDVPTDDDVEEVDVDDIEAAVDEELDEETEAEAEELMDEMDEEDDE from the coding sequence ATGGCGGACGAACAGCAGTTCATCGAAGACGGCCTCCAGCGGACCCAGATCGACGAGTTCTTCTCGGAAGAGCTCGGCCGAGCGGGCTACGGTGGCATGGACGTCGCCAAGACCCCGATGGGGACCCAGATCGTCCTCAAAGCCGAGAAACCAGGGATGGTCATCGGCAAGGGCGGGAAGAACATCCGGAAGATCACGACCCAGCTCGAAGAGCGGTTCAATCTCGACGACCCGCAGATCGACGTTCAAGAGGTCGAGGAACCGGACCTGAACGCCCGCATCGTCGCGGACCGACTGGCCAACGCGCTCGAACGTGGCTGGTACTTCCGGAAGGCCGGTCACACCACGATCGACCGGATCATGGAAGCCGGCGCGCTGGGTGCCGAGATCGTCCTTTCGGGGAAGGTCACGGGCGCCCGCTCGCGCGTCGAGAAGTTCAACCGCGGCTACGTCAAGCACAACGGCGAACCCGCCGAGGAGATCGTCGACTCCGGTGTCGGCGTCGCGGTGATGAAGCTGGGCACCATCGGTGTCCGGGTCAAGATCATCCCGCCGAACGCCCAACTCCCCGACGACTTCGAGATCTACGAGGACGTCGAGATCGAGGACTACGTCCCGGACACCGAGGGCGACTCCGTCGAGGAACTCCTCGAAGGCGAACCCGACGACGCCGACGCGGCGCCCGTCGAGGCCGACGCCGACGAGGCCGACGACGACACTGAAACCGATGTCGACGAGGAAGTCGTCGACGAGGAGGTCGTCGAGGAAGAGGTCGACGTCCCGACCGACGACGACGTCGAGGAAGTCGACGTCGACGACATCGAGGCGGCCGTCGACGAGGAACTCGACGAGGAGACCGAGGCGGAAGCCGAGGAACTGATGGACGAGATGGACGAGGAGGATGACGAATGA
- a CDS encoding ribonuclease P protein component 1: MPLTPETLPRHELVGLDVEVVAASNPDAVGISGSVVMETTKLLSVEGADRVWHVPKDAATFLFTLDDESRTRVRIDGERLVARPARRTETTGDSQWR, encoded by the coding sequence ATGCCACTGACCCCCGAGACGCTCCCACGACACGAACTCGTCGGCCTCGACGTCGAGGTCGTCGCGGCGTCCAACCCGGACGCCGTCGGTATCAGCGGCAGCGTCGTCATGGAGACGACGAAGCTGCTCTCTGTCGAGGGAGCCGACCGGGTGTGGCACGTGCCGAAGGACGCGGCGACGTTCCTGTTCACGCTCGATGACGAGTCCCGAACGCGGGTCCGAATCGACGGCGAACGACTCGTTGCCCGTCCCGCTCGACGCACAGAAACTACAGGAGATTCACAATGGCGCTAG
- a CDS encoding 30S ribosomal protein S4e, translating into MSNHQKRLSVPNSWPVERKTATFTVKAGAGPHGESGVPLLIVLRDVLGYADNRKEARYALNEDNVLINGTPVSDEERPVGMFDIMAFTERDEYYRVFPGEGGRLALTAIDGDAADSKLGKIVTKTNVSGGDVQLGLHDGQTLLVEDGDAYNGGDSIVVDNESNEVVAHFEYEEGALVTAVDGAHAGEIGTIEEIQVTPGSSQNNVLVSQDDGGFETVEEYIVVIDENFTGDDSSDEPESDGGDDE; encoded by the coding sequence ATGAGCAACCACCAGAAGCGCCTCTCGGTGCCGAACAGTTGGCCCGTAGAGCGCAAGACAGCGACGTTCACGGTCAAGGCCGGTGCCGGCCCGCACGGTGAGTCGGGGGTTCCCCTGCTCATCGTCCTGCGGGACGTGCTGGGCTACGCCGACAACCGAAAGGAAGCGCGGTACGCCCTCAACGAGGACAACGTCCTCATCAACGGGACGCCCGTCTCCGACGAGGAACGCCCCGTCGGGATGTTCGACATCATGGCCTTCACCGAGCGAGACGAATACTACCGCGTGTTCCCCGGCGAGGGCGGTCGGCTGGCGCTGACCGCGATCGACGGCGACGCGGCCGACTCCAAACTGGGCAAGATCGTCACCAAGACAAACGTCTCCGGTGGCGACGTTCAGCTGGGGCTCCACGACGGGCAGACGCTGCTCGTCGAGGACGGTGACGCCTACAACGGCGGCGACTCGATCGTCGTCGACAACGAGAGCAACGAGGTCGTCGCCCACTTCGAGTACGAGGAGGGCGCGCTCGTCACCGCCGTCGACGGCGCCCACGCGGGCGAGATCGGGACGATCGAGGAGATCCAGGTCACCCCTGGGTCATCCCAGAACAACGTCCTCGTCTCCCAGGACGACGGCGGCTTCGAGACCGTCGAGGAGTACATCGTCGTGATCGACGAGAACTTCACCGGCGACGACTCCTCTGACGAACCCGAGAGCGACGGAGGTGACGACGAATGA
- a CDS encoding 30S ribosomal protein S14, with protein MSESETTDEPDAEADTERTGQLESCQRCGREQGLVGKYDIWLCRQCFREISRGMGFKKFN; from the coding sequence ATGAGCGAAAGTGAAACCACGGACGAGCCCGACGCCGAGGCCGACACGGAACGGACCGGCCAGCTCGAATCCTGCCAGCGCTGCGGGCGCGAGCAGGGGCTGGTCGGCAAGTACGATATCTGGCTGTGTCGCCAGTGCTTCCGCGAGATCTCGCGGGGAATGGGCTTCAAGAAATTCAACTAA
- the rpl3p gene encoding 50S ribosomal protein L3 has translation MPQPSRPRKGSLGFGPRKRSTSETPRFNSWPDDDGQPGVQGFAGYKAGMTHVVLVNDEPNSPREGMEETVPVTVVETPPMRAVALRAYEDTPYGKRPLTEVWTDEFHGELDRTLDLPEDHDPDAAEEQVRDALEAGDLGDIRLITHTVPDDVPNVPKKKPDVMETRVGGGTLSDRFDHALDLVGDGGEHSMNDVFRAGEYADVGAVTTGKGTQGPVKRWGVQKRKGKHARQGWRRRIGNLGPWNPSRVRSTVPQQGQTGYHQRTELNKRVIDIGEGDDPSVDGGFVNYGEVDGHYTLVKGSVPGPDQRLVRFRPAVRPNDQPRLDPEVRYVSTESNQG, from the coding sequence ATGCCACAACCAAGCAGACCACGCAAAGGCTCGCTGGGCTTCGGCCCGCGCAAGCGCTCGACGAGCGAGACGCCTCGCTTCAACAGCTGGCCCGACGACGACGGCCAGCCGGGCGTCCAGGGGTTCGCCGGCTACAAGGCGGGCATGACACACGTCGTGCTCGTCAACGACGAACCCAACTCCCCCCGCGAAGGGATGGAGGAGACCGTCCCCGTGACGGTCGTCGAGACGCCGCCGATGCGCGCCGTCGCGCTGCGAGCCTACGAAGACACGCCGTACGGGAAGCGTCCGCTGACGGAGGTCTGGACCGACGAGTTCCACGGGGAACTTGATCGCACACTGGACCTGCCGGAGGACCACGACCCGGACGCTGCAGAGGAACAGGTACGCGACGCACTCGAGGCCGGTGACCTGGGCGACATCCGACTGATCACCCACACCGTCCCCGACGACGTCCCGAACGTCCCGAAGAAAAAGCCCGACGTGATGGAGACTCGCGTCGGCGGCGGCACGCTGTCGGACCGCTTCGATCACGCGCTCGACCTCGTCGGAGACGGCGGCGAGCACTCGATGAACGACGTCTTCCGCGCCGGCGAGTACGCCGACGTGGGTGCCGTCACTACCGGGAAGGGGACCCAGGGTCCCGTCAAGCGCTGGGGCGTCCAGAAACGGAAGGGCAAACACGCTCGGCAGGGATGGCGCCGACGGATCGGCAACCTCGGTCCGTGGAACCCGTCCCGCGTGCGCTCGACGGTCCCCCAGCAGGGTCAGACCGGCTACCACCAGCGCACCGAACTCAACAAGCGTGTCATCGACATCGGCGAGGGCGACGACCCCAGCGTCGACGGCGGGTTCGTCAACTACGGCGAGGTCGACGGCCACTACACGCTCGTGAAGGGCTCGGTGCCCGGTCCGGACCAGCGACTGGTTCGCTTCCGGCCCGCAGTGCGCCCGAACGACCAACCGCGCCTCGACCCCGAGGTGCGCTACGTCTCCACGGAATCGAACCAGGGATAA
- the rplX gene encoding 50S ribosomal protein L24: MSEKPDKQRTSQRRAPLHERHKQVRATLSADLREEYGQRNVRVNAGDTVEVLRGDDAGEEGEVLDVDLADAAIHVEDVTLEKVDGEEVPRPLDTSNVRVTDLDLEDDRRQARLESEDDTA; the protein is encoded by the coding sequence ATGAGCGAGAAACCAGACAAACAGCGAACGAGTCAACGACGCGCGCCGCTGCACGAGCGGCACAAACAGGTGCGGGCCACGCTCTCGGCCGACCTCCGCGAGGAGTACGGTCAGCGCAACGTCCGCGTCAACGCCGGTGACACGGTGGAAGTGCTGCGCGGCGACGACGCCGGCGAGGAGGGCGAAGTGCTGGACGTGGATCTGGCCGACGCGGCCATCCACGTCGAGGACGTCACCCTCGAGAAAGTCGACGGCGAAGAAGTGCCGCGCCCGCTCGACACTTCGAACGTCCGGGTCACCGACCTGGACCTCGAAGACGACAGGCGGCAGGCGCGTCTCGAATCGGAGGACGATACAGCATGA